Part of the Labrus bergylta chromosome 19, fLabBer1.1, whole genome shotgun sequence genome, ATCGCCTCCACCTGACCCGCTGCCATGCTCATCGGTCGCCAGCTCGTCCCCGGCCACCGAGACTCAACCTCAACACCGAGCCGTGAAAAACTCTATCCCGACCTCGTGCTCAACCCCGTGCTCGAGCTCCAACGGAGGCACGCTGCTGCTCAACCGGGACTGTTTGTCCAAAGCTTCGCCCCTCGAGGAGGAGAAGCCTGCGGGGAGCGCACAGACAACTCCTCAAAATACCACCGACTCAACACAGCCTCAGATCTATCCGTGGATGAGAAAACTGCACATAAATCACGGTAAACTTCTCTTTTGAATTGACTTGAATGATTTTAGGGACGTGGCGCTCTATATGTTCCTTGTAAGGTTATGGTGaacatgctttttattttactagAGTAGTTTATAAACTTTGTAATTAAGGGATCATTATTTGCTATACATAATAAAAATAGAAAGTGGGTAAACGTTCCATGATGTGCCTCTCACCTGTTTGGTGTGTTATAGCTTTTTTGCACTGTCAACATAGAGCAGGTACgctttaatataataatataataatacaacATACAAGTATAAATTAAGTGGGaaaatgaattaatgttaaatTAGATAGcctacattattttttattgtcttaTTTTAATGTACTGCTTCTGGTAAAACATGTCCGATTCTTAATGAATATTTTTACGCAAAGTCTAACTGCTAAGGTGTGTCTCACTTTAATAACTGATGTTAATAATGTTTTGTGAGCCTCTAAGGCGACTTACAAATCTGAGCTTGTGTTAACTTTCAGCTAGTCCTAACTAAAAACCAATAACATTACATTCAGAACGCGAGGGATTTGGCTCAAAAGTATTTGTTAGAGCTAACTagtataaaaaatgtttttgcatctactgatgtttcttttttttttttttcccgtcgAAGATTTAGCTGGACCAGAGGGCAAAAGAGCCAGGACTGCATACACCCGGTACCAGACCctggagctggagaaggagttCCACTTCAACCGGTACCTGACCCGCAGGCGGAGGATCGAGATCGCTCACGCCCTCTGCCTCTCAGAGAGACAGATCAAAATCTGGTTTCAGAACCGCAGGATGAAGTGGAAGAAAGACAACAAGCTGAAGAGCATGAACATGGCGGCTGCAGGCGGGGGAGTCTACAGGCCCTGATATCCCCCCCTTTACACCTGATAACCAGCactatgaaaataaaacaaagattgTCTTATGAACTTCTCCTTTTCCTTCCCCTTGAAAAGGCGCAGAGACTTATAAACGGGGACGTGTGCTGGACAGGGGACATCCTCACTCACACCCCGCTGTGTGTCCAACAACTGTCCCATTATATATTCCTTGATATTATTTCCTTTTTACCCCCTCCGTGGTTATGCGTATGTGATTACAAAAAGATGCATTCTGTACAGTTCTGTCTAGATTTAGAGGAAAAAGACACATAAGtgtttgtttaaattatttgttgTTCTgacggacaaaaaaaaacataaaaataaagcttGAAATGCTACAAACTAACAGCAAATAAATCCAGTAAAAGTTGTATGATGCACTCAGAAGGGAAAATACCCTAATAAAATGAGGGTTAAGGTTGGGCTTCCTTTGTTTTTAGCCTTCGTTTTCTCtgaatgtactgtatatgtatgtatttatttgtttgatgtATTGTACCAGCTTGTCAGAAAACTTGCTTCCAAAAAAGTAGAGCCAGCGGTCAGCCGTGTGTG contains:
- the hoxa5a gene encoding homeobox protein Hox-A5a → MSSYFVNSFCGRYPNGADFQLHNYGDHSSANEQYRDSTAMHSSRYGYGYNGMDLTVDRAGTGHFVGNERTQGYSPSHSAAATPSVEQVRYSQSANSTGTASLSPPPDPLPCSSVASSSPATETQPQHRAVKNSIPTSCSTPCSSSNGGTLLLNRDCLSKASPLEEEKPAGSAQTTPQNTTDSTQPQIYPWMRKLHINHDLAGPEGKRARTAYTRYQTLELEKEFHFNRYLTRRRRIEIAHALCLSERQIKIWFQNRRMKWKKDNKLKSMNMAAAGGGVYRP